AGCCTCACGTGTAGTccagcttcacacacacacacgcgcacacacacacacacacacacacacacacacacacacacacacacacacacacacacacacacacacacacacacacacacacacacacacacacacacacacacacacacacacacacacacacacacacacagaggagcagGAGCAGCTCAAATATAGAACATGCCCATAAAAAGCCACAGAGCACAACTCCGGGCCGGAGCGGCGGAGAGCAAAGCCAGAGGTTTACCGGCGGCTCTGGGGTCCCTATGGGAGAGATGTACAGGGTCACAATCCCTGTTCCACCAAAGGCTGCTCCAAATGGAAGACAAAGGCCATGATTGAGGTTAATATAAAACTACTTATCAAactactgtgccttcagaaactattctgaccccttgactttttcaacattttgttacgttacagccttattctaaaatggattaaataaaacattattctcagcaatctacacacactaccccgtaatgacaaagtgaaaacaggtttttagaaatgtttgcacatttatataaaaaaatgaaataccttatttacataagtattcagaccctttgctatgagactcgaaattgaactcaggtgcatcctgttcccattgatcatccttgagatgtttctacaacttgattggagtccacttgtggaaaattcaattgatttgacatgatttggaaaggcacacacctgtctacataaggtcccacagttgacagtgtcagagcaaaaaccaagccacgaggtcgaaggaattgtccgtagagctctgagacaggattgtgtcgaggcacagatctggggaagggtaccaaaatatgtctgcagcattgaaggttcacaagaacacagtggcctccatcattcttaaatggatgacgtttggaaccaccaagaccgcctggccaaactgagcaatcggtggagaaggaccttggtcagggaggtgaacaagaacttgatggtcactttgacagagctctagagttcctctgtggagatgggagaaccttccagccttccatctccgcagcactccaccaatcaggcctttatggtagagtggccagacagaagccactcctcagtaaaacgcccattacagcccacttggagtttgcaaaaaggcaccaaaaggactctcagaccatgagaaaccagatgatctgttctgatgaaaccaagattgaactcgttGGCCTGAATGACACGTGTCAcgtctggcaccatccctacggtaaagcatggtggtggcagcatcatgctgcggggatgtttttcagcggcagggactgggagatgagtcaggatcgaggcaaagatgaacggaggaaactacagagagagatccttgatggaaacctgctccagatcgctcagaacctcagattgaggcgaaggttcaccttccaacaggacaacgaccctaagcatacagccaagacaacgcaggagtggcttcgggacaagtctctgaatgtccttgagtggcccagccaaagcccggacttgaaccccatcgaacatctctggagagacctaaaaataacTGTGCAGGAACGCCCCATCCAACATCTCAACAGGCTACAGTCTATCTACAGGATCTCTACCGGCTCTCTACAGGCTACCGGCtctctacaggctacaggctctctacaggctacaggctctctacaggctacaggctctctacaggctacaggctctctCCAGGCCACATGCtctctacaggctacaggctctaCAGGCTACAGTCTCTACAGGCTACAGTCTCTCTACAGGCTCTCAACAGGCTACAGTCTctctacaggctctctacaggctacagtctctacaggctacaggctctctacaggcgACAGTCTCTACAGGCTACATGCtctctacaggctacaggctctacaggctacaggctctctacaggctacagtctctacaggctacaggctctacaggctacaggctctacaggctacaggctctaCAGGCTACAGTAAAGATACAGGACATGtcattcctctcccctccccttctttcCTGTCTTCCTCCACTATCTCTTATTCCCGtactctcccttccctccctccatttaaACCCTTCTTCCTTGTTTGTTTATCAGACAATTGGTGAATTCGCTCTCACTGACACTTGACCAATGACCTGCGAGATAGGAGTTAATCACTTCCTGTACAGCTCTGAGCTCCCGCCTTGTTCAATACAAACTGAAGGCTGACGGGATGATAACAGGTtaacccctcttcctctccatacccccccccttccccccctcccttccccataCATGAATGCATTGGGAATGTGTTGTATTAGCGTTCTTTTTTAAAAGGGGTAATCCTATGTGAACAGAGCTCCGGGGAGCCGCATGGCTGCCCACTGGCCCAGcagcacagagaaacacagagaggaaagGTCTGCCACTAGAACTCTGGAAAAGGTGTTCCTGAAATGGCCGATACTGAAAAGGGCAATACTGAAATGAGTGATACTGTAATGGCCGATACTGAAATGGGCAATACTGAAATGGGCGATACCATGGTGTTGAATTCAAAATTCAAAATgattccattcaaaatgtataacttcaccaatttggccacttgggtacatttgggctacttgtgtgggacacctggttgacttcatgataaatgtcatgtagcacactcattttggaagttatcattctgaaactttgcacaagtactgttgccctatTATGTTTTTCAGTGAAATTGTctccatcatcctatctgaatgtttgttttgacttgttcattttaaagatgatgatacaacaataaaaatgaaaaaacatatgtttttttcattgtattatctaaaccagatctattgagttatattctcctacaattcaattcacatttacacaaccttcagggtgttttctttcaaatgaaaccaagaatatgcatatccttggtcctgggcctgagctacaggcagttagatttgggtatgtcttcaggcggaaattgaaaaaagtagggggtagcaGTAAGAGGTTAattaaatggatcactagtcactttatacaatgtACTCTAAATactgccactttaataaatgttgacatatcttacattactcatatcacatgtatatactgtattttataccatctattgcaccttgcctatgcccctcggccattgctcatccatatacttacatattctcattcacccctttagatttgtgtgtattaggtagttgttggggaattgttagattacttgttagatattattgcactGTCAGGAGGTtgaataaatttggcttgtcacctaaaaccctcaaactttacagatgcacaaaaattgagagcatccttgtcgggctgtatcaccgcctggtacggcaactgcaccgccataaaccgcaaggctctccagagggtggtgcggtctacaCAATATATCagcaggggcaaactacctgccctccaggacacctgcaccacccaatgtcacaggaaggccaaaaagatcatcaaggacaacaaccacctgagccactgcctgttcacatcgctaccatccagaaggcgaggtcagtacagatgcatcaaagctgagaccgagagactgaaaaacagcttctatctgaaggccgttttactgttaaacagccatcaccaacacagagaggctgctgtctacatacagactcaatcattgccactttaataaatggatgactagtcactttaaataatgccacttcaataatgtttacatatcttacataatcatatgtatatactgtattttataccatctattgcatcttgccaatGCCGCTCAGcgatcgctcatccatatatttatatgtacatattcttattccatccctttacattgcgtttataaggtagttgttgtggaattgctagataacttgttagatattactgcactgtcagaactagaagcacaagcatttcgctacactcgcattaacatctgctaaccatgtgtttgtgaagaatcaaatttgatttgatttgagtatttGCATTCAGAACAGTCCTCCAAGCCATTGCACATATCATCCTTACCTGAGCAGGCTCCTGGTGTGTGGTGGCCATTTTGAGGAAGCTTCTCTGAAGCTGTAGAGCGTTGTTCACCATCTCCGCCTGTCAAGCACAGCGGGAAAAGGTTAAAAGGCCAAATCTGAGGGCATTATAAGCCACATTTCCCTCTCTAACGAAACCTGCACTGCATCATGCTGATATAAAACTCTGCATTAGTCAGGTCCCATGAGGCATGTACCATGTTTGGGAAAAGACCTCCAGAGGAACCCATAAAAGGAGCTTTCCTAACATTAAAACCCCCCACCTCTAACACAaataccccctcctcctcttccctccttcaCTGTGATGGGAGAAGGAGATTCAGTGAATGTTGTCTTACGAGGGAAAAGACCTGTGAAGGAATATCCTCGCCCTATCCCCCAGTCCCATTTTCACCACAGATTgggtctatttctctctccttctgctttAACACATACTCAGTTATTTCATTCCCATTGGGAATCATGTCTCCCTTGAGAAAGGGAATTTTTTTCAAATTGGACATCCTGTCAGTGCCTGGTAtgaataaaggtttaaaaaaatgtgtgCTCTATTTTGGGAGTCAAAAGAGAATTCATCAAAGTGGTTGCCAACATGATTACTAGCCACAAACTACGCCCCATCTCTTTGTGGAAAACGGCCTGACATCAGGGAGGAAAAGGTGCTTGTGTTGCGGTTTAATATTGGAACTCAGGGTTAAAGTTCAAACACACTCCCGCCATTGGCTTTGTAGGGAACAGGAAACAGACTGTCATTTAAATCACTCTTCCTCTTCCCAGCTCTCTACAGTGGTTTTCCCTGGCCAAGGGCTGGACCCCACACAGTTAGACTACAATGCTCAGCTCCCAAAGCCAGGCAGACCTATGAGAGATAAAACAAGAGGAATCCTCCATGTTTTTATATAAAACTAGTCCCAATAACAGAGAGCTGGCAGGGAAGTGAGGTGGTCACTAAGTGCTCAACATTCATCCATCCCTATGGTCACTGGTAGATCTAGAGAGAATCTCACTGTGTTAGAGAGAAACTACTATTACATGTTAGTGATGTTAGAGTTGGCTGGGTGACAACATATacatcagggatcatcaactagattccaCCGCGGGACAAttttttcttgagtggatggtcaggggacCGGTACATAatgacaaataatttgtagacttcAAATTGACCACAACAAGAACATATATAATATTTTAAACCTAGCTTACATTTGGATTCGATCACATGGGTCTCTATTATACGTGGGTATATACTTTGAAACAGATTTgatggtgtttttacagtcttttatgtccaacaataacattttgctcagaaaacttgggagGGCAAATAAAATCACCCGTGGAACCCTGATATACAGTATCATGAGTATCATCAACAGAGTAGAAGTAGAATAGTAGAGTGTGAGAACAGAGTAGAAGTAGAATAGTAGCCTGTGAGAACAGAGTAGAAGTAGAATAGTAGCCTGTGAGAACAGAGTAGAAGTAGAATAGTAGAGTGTGAGAACAGAGTAGAAGTAGAATAGTAGCCTGTAAGAACAGAGTAGGAGTATAATAGTAGCCTGTGAGAACAGGGTAGGCGACTTTCTTGgtttcatatttatttatttatatcatTCTGTGGTGATCCGTTCTTTCCTTCAACTCCCTTTCTTTACTTTTAGATGTTCTTGTCTCTCAGTTTATTGATTTAACTGTGTTTAACTGTGTTTCCTGGTATGTGCTATGGTATGTGCTAATGCTGTTCAGCTTGTAGCTGGTATGTGCTATGGTATGTGCTAATGCTGTTCAGCTTGTAGCTGGTATGTGCTAATGTTGTTCAGCTTGTAGCTGGTATGTGCTATGGTATGTGCTAATTCTGTTCAGCTTGTAGCTGGTATGTGCTAATGCTGTTCAGCTTGTAGCTGGTATGTGCTAATGCTGTTCAGCTTGCAGCTGGTATGTGCTAATGCTGTTCAGCTTGTAGCTGGTATGTGCTAATGCTGTTCAGCTTGTAGCTGGTATGTGCTAATGCTGTTCAGCTTGTAGCTGGTATGTGCTATGGTATGTGCTAATGCTGTTCAGCTTGTAGCTGGTATGTGCTAATGCTGTTCAGCTTGTAGCTGGTATGTGCTATGGTATGTGCTAATGCTGTTCAGCTCGTAGCTGCCATAGTACCTTAAATAAAACTCAACTCAATTCAAATCCTAATGATCTTTTTTTGGTGTATTCTCAGCGCCTACTCTGTTACAAATATCACATACTTTGAGTTTCTGtccgttttattttttattttttattttatttcacctttattaaccaggcaggccagttaagaacaagttctcatttgcaactgcaacctggccaagataaagcaaagcactgtgacaaaaacaacaacacagagttacacataaacaaacgtgcagtcaataacacaatagaaaagaaaaatagaaaaatatatgtagtgtgtgcaaatgtagaagagtcgGGAGATGTAGCTAacaaataggccatagaggcaaaataatttatcattaatactggagtgatagatgtgcagatgatgatgtgcaagtagagacactggggtgcaaaagagcaagagggtaagtaataatatggggatgaggtagggtgtgctatttacacattggctgtgtacaggtacagtgatcggtaagctgctctgacagattaaacttagagagagagatacaaggcCTCAGCcttagagatttttgcaattcgttccagtcattggcagcagagaattggaaggaaaggcggccaaaggaagtgttggctttggggatgaccagtaaaatatacctgctggagtgcgtgctaccggtggttgttgctatggtgaccagtgagctgagataaggtggagctttacctagcaaaaacttgtagatgacctggagccagtgggtttggcaatggatatgtagtgagggccagccaacgagagcatacaggtctcagtggtgggtagtatatggggcttttgtgacacaacagatggcactgtgaaagactgcatccagtttgctgagtagagtgttggaggctattttgtaaatgacatcgccgaagccAAGGATTAGtgggatagtccgttttacgggggtatgtttggcaacatgagtgaaggaggctttgttgcgaaataggaagccgattctagatttaattttggattggagacgcttaatgtgagtctggaaggagagtttacagtctagacagacacccaggtattttgtagttgtccacatattctagtaAAGGGAAAGGGACTGCTTCGTTTCACTTACTGTAGACTAACAGTTTCAGATAAAGCCCAAACATAACACCAGTGTGTTAACCAAGACAGCAGCTGTGGACAGCCCCCTGTCTGAGACagctggtgtgtgtgagtgtgtgtgtgtgtaagtgagaaCGTTTGAGGGATTTGGGGATTGAGGAGGAGACTTTGTGCTCTTAATTGGCGCAGAGCCATTTCTCATTTGCAGCCTTTGCAAGACACCACTcaaatacacacgcacgcacgtacagACAGACCACTCACATGGTTCTCCACATCGTCTCCTATGGCTCTGCTATTCTTCAGGTACTCTGACACTGGCCCCAACAGCAGCAGGTCAAAGGCATCCATACACTGGGACAGACCTGTAGggacaggagtggagaagaggaagaagcagGATAAAACAATGACTATACTGTACttttacatacagtattatatgtTCATAAATGTTCATTGCAAAAAGTAGTTCCCAGTTGAACCGAGAACCTTAAACATTGAACCTCCTGGTTACTCTGCCTCACTAGCCAATGCTAAACACCGCTGTCGTAACCTGGACCATGAGAATTCTACTACTCACCTCCGTTGATCCCGTTACAGTCCCCGTTGGCCATGCCATTGGACACCTGCATGTTGACGGACACCTGCTCTAAGCGAATCAAGGCTTGCTCCAGCCTCTGAACTAATTTTTCCATGGTGGTGGCCCTAGAAGGAAGTGGAGAAAGTCAGTCTGGGGCTGTAGCCATGGCTGATCCTGTCAAAGAGCCTGGGGCTGTAACCATGGCTGGTCCAATCAAAGAGCCTAGGGCTGTAACCATGGCTGATCCTGTCAAAGAGCCTGGGGCTGTAATCATGGCTGGTTTTGTCAAAGAGCCTGGGGCTGTAAGCATGGCTGATCCTGTCAAAGAGCCTGGGGCTGTAACCATGGCTGGCCCAATCAAAGAGCCTGGGGCTGTAACCATGGCTGATCCTGTCAAAGAGCCTGGGGCTGTAACCATGGCTGGTCCAATCAAAGAGCCTGGGGCTGTAACCATGGCTGGTCCAATCAAAGAGCCTGGGGCTGTAACCATGGCTGGTCCAATCAAAGAGCCTGGGGCTGTAACCATGGCTGATCCAGTCAAAGAGCCTGGGGCTGTAACCATGGCTGGTCCAATCAAAGAGCCTGGAGCTGTAACCATGGCTGGTCCAATCAAAGAGCCTGGGGCTGTAATCATGGCTGGTTCTGTCAAAGAGCCTGGGGCTGTAAGCATGGCTGATCCTGTCAAAGAGCCTTGGGCTGTAATCATGGCTGGTTCTGTCAAAGAGTCTGGGGCTGTAACCATGGCTGGTCCAATCAAAGAGCCTGGGGCTGTAACCATGGCTGATCCTGTCAAAGAGCCTGGGGCTGTAACCATGGCTGGTCCAATCAAAGAGCCTGGGGCTGTAACCATGGCTGATCCTGTCAAAGAGCCTGGGGCTGTAACCATGGCTGGTCCAATCAAAGAGCCTGGGGCTGTAACCATGGCTGATCCTGTCAAAGAGCCTGGGGCTGTAACCATGGCTGGTCCAATCAAAGAGCCTGGGGCTGTAACCATGGCTGGTCCAATCAAAGAGCCTGGGGCTGTAACCATGGCTGATCCAGTCAAAGAGCCTGGGGCTGTAACCATGGCTGGTCCAATCAAAGAGCCTGGAGCTGTAACCATGGCTGGTCCAATCAAAGAGCCTGGGGCTGTAACCATGGCTGATCCTGTCAAAGAGCCTGGGGCTGTAACCATGGCTGATCCTGTCAAAGAGCCTGGGGCTGTAATCATGGCTGGTTCTGTCAAAGAGCCTGGGGCTGTAACCATTGCTGATCCTGTCAAAGAGCCTGGGGCTGTAACCATGGCTGGTCCAATCAAAGAGCCTGGGGCTGTAACCATGGCTGATCCTGTCAAAGAGCCTGGGGCTGTAACCATAGCTGGTCCAATCAAAGAGCCTGGGGCTGTAACCATGGCTGATCCTGTCAAAGAGCCTGGGGCTGTAACCATGGCTGGTCCAATCAAAGAGCCTGGGGCTGTAACCATGGCTGGTCCAATCAAAGAGCCTGGGGCTGTAACCATGGCTGATCCAGTCAAAGAGCCTGGGGCTGTAACCATGGCTGGTCCAATCAAAGAGCCTGGAGCTGTAACTATGGCTGGTCCAATCAAAGAGCCTGGGGCTGTAACCATGGCTGATCCTGTCAAAGAGCCTGGGGCTGTAACCATGGCTGATCCTGTCAAAGAGCCTGGGGCTGTAATCATGGCTGGTTCTGTCAAAGAGCCTGGGGCTGTAACCATGGCTGATCCTGTCAAAGAGCCTGGGGCTGTAACCATGGCTGGTCCAATCAAAGAGCCTGGGGCTGTAACCATGGCTGATTCTGTCAAAGAGCCTGGGGCTGTAACCACGGCTGATCCTGTCAAAGAGCCTGGGGCTGTAACCATGGCTGGTCCAATCAAAGCGCCTGGGGCTGTAACCATGGCTGATCCTGTCAAAGAGCCTGGGGCTGTAACCATGGCTGATCCTGTCAAAGAGCCTGGGGCTGTAATCATGGCTGGTTCTGTCAAAGAGCCTGGGGCTGTAACCATGGCTGATCCTGTCAAAGAGCCTGGGGCTGTAACCATGGCTGGTCCAATCAAAGAGCCTGGGGCTGTAACCATGGCTGATTCTGTCAAAGAGCCTGGGGCTGTAACCATGGCTGGTCCAATCAAAGAGCCATGGCTGATCCTGTCAAAGAGCCTGGGGCTGTAACCATTGCTGGTCCAATCAAAGAGCCTGGGGCTGTAACCATGGCTGGTCCAATCAAAGAGCCTGGGGCTGTAACCATAGCTGATCCTGTCAAAGAGCCTGGGGTTGTAACCATGGCTGGTCCAATCAAAGAGCCTGGGGCTGTAACCATGGCTGATCCTGTCAAAGAGCCTGGGGCTGTAACCATGGCTGGTTCTGTCAAAGAGCCTGGGGCTGTAATCATGGCTGGTTCTGTCAAAGAGCCTGGGGCTGTAACCATGGCTGATCCTGTCAAAGAGCCTGGGGCTGTAACCATGGCTGGTTCTGTCAAAGAGCCTGGGGATGTAGCCATGGCTGGTTCTGTCAACGAGCCTGGGGCTGTAACCATGGCTGGTTCTGTCAAAGAGCCTGGGGCTGTAACCATAGCTGATCCTGTCAAAGAGCCTGGGGCTGTAACCATGGCTGGTCCAATCAAAGAGCCTGGGGCTGTAACCATGGCTGATCCTGTCAAAGAGCCTGGGGCTGTAACCATGGCTGGTTCTGTCAAAGAGCCTGGGGCTGTAATCATGGCTGGTTCTGTCAAAGAGCCTGGGGCTGTAACCATGGCTGATCCTGTCAAAGAGCCTGGGGCTGTAACCATGGCTGGTTCTGTCAAAGAGCCTGGGGATGTAGCCATGGCTGGTTCTGTCAACGAGCCTGGGGCTGTAACCATGGCTGGTTCTGTCAAAGAGCCTGGGGCTGTAACCATGGCTGGTTCTGTCAAAGAGCCTGGGGCTGTAACCATGGCTGATCCTGTCAAAGAGCCTGGGGCTGTAACCATGGCTGGTCCAATCAAAGAGCCTGGGGCTGTAACCATGGCTGATCCTGTCAAAGAGCCTGGGGCTGTAACCATGGCTGGTTCTGTCAAAGAGCCTGGGGCTGTAACCATGGCTGATCCTGTCAAAGAGCCTGGGGCTGTAACCATGGCTGGTCCAATCAAAGAGCCTGGGGCTGTAACCATGGCTGATCCTGTCAAAGAGCCTGGGGCTGTAACCATGGCTGATCCTGTCAAAGAGCCTGGGGCTGTAACCATGGCTGGTCCAATCAAAGAGCCTGGGGCTGTAACCATGGCTGATCCTGTCAAAGAGCCTGGGGCTGTAACCATGGCTGGTCCAATCAAAGAGCCTGGGGCTGTAACCATGGCTGATCCTGTCAAAGAGCCTGGGGCTGTAACCATGGCTGGTTCTGTCAAAGAGCCTGGGGCTGTAACCATGGCTGGTTCTGTCAAAGAGCCTGGGGCTGTAACCATGGCTGATCCTGTCAAAGAGCGTTTAATATGTCCATCATTGGGCCTGTAGACAGGTCTTCAAATCAACAACATTTTATTTGCCATTTGCTTCGTAAACACCAGGTTTagaacaacagtgaaatgcttacttattggccc
This window of the Oncorhynchus keta strain PuntledgeMale-10-30-2019 chromosome 20, Oket_V2, whole genome shotgun sequence genome carries:
- the LOC127910093 gene encoding collagen alpha-2(I) chain-like; translated protein: MADPVKEPGAVTMAGPIKEPRAVTMADPVKEPGAVIMAGFVKEPGAVSMADPVKEPGAVTMAGPIKEPGAVTMADPVKEPGAVTMAGPIKEPGAVTMAGPIKEPGAVTMAGPIKEPGAVTMADPVKEPGAVTMAGPIKEPGAVTMAGPIKEPGAVIMAGSVKEPGAVSMADPVKEPWAVIMAGSVKESGAVTMAGPIKEPGAVTMADPVKEPGAVTMAGPIKEPGAVTMADPVKEPGAVTMAGPIKEPGAVTMADPVKEPGAVTMAGPIKEPGAVTMAGPIKEPGAVTMADPVKEPGAVTMAGPIKEPGAVTMAGPIKEPGAVTMADPVKEPGAVTMADPVKEPGAVIMAGSVKEPGAVTIADPVKEPGAVTMAGPIKEPGAVTMADPVKEPGAVTIAGPIKEPGAVTMADPVKEPGAVTMAGPIKEPGAVTMAGPIKEPGAVTMADPVKEPGAVTMAGPIKEPGAVTMAGPIKEPGAVTMADPVKEPGAVTMADPVKEPGAVIMAGSVKEPGAVTMADPVKEPGAVTMAGPIKEPGAVTMADSVKEPGAVTTADPVKEPGAVTMAGPIKAPGAVTMADPVKEPGAVTMADPVKEPGAVIMAGSVKEPGAVTMADPVKEPGAVTMAGPIKEPGAVTMADSVKEPGAVTMAGPIKEPWLILSKSLGL